GAAAAAGATACCATCAGAAATAGCTATTTTATTATTAAAATTTTATAAATATGCCATTTCGCCTTATCTAATGCCGGCATGCAGATATACTCCTACATGCTCGGAATATGGGATGGAAGCATTAAAAAAATATGGTATTCTGAAAGGAGGGTACTTGACATTAAAAAGATTTTTGTCATGTAATCCATGGGGAGGAAGCGGCTACGACCCGATACCCTGAATTAAGTGGTGAAGTTTGCCAACCGTTAAGCAAAAATTTGGGATTTAGAATTAAGGATTTAGGATTTAAAAATAAAATAGAGAAAGTTGAAATTGTGGTTTTTTTAACTGAAAACTATAAACTGAAAACTTTAAAATATTTCAAGTACAAACAATTTAATAAATAAATTTTATGAAATTTTTCAAGAAAGTTCCGCGAAAAATAAAAATATTTTTATTAGCAGTTTTAGTAATTGCCGTTTCGGTTATTTCATTTAGTTTTTCCGATAATTATTTCGAAATATCAAAAAACATTGACATTTTCATTTCATTATATAAAGAAGTGAATATGCAGTATGTAGATGAAACAAATCCTTCGAAACTTATGGAGGTAGCTATTAATGCCATGCTTGACGAACTTGACCCATACACAACATATATTTCAGAATCGGAAATTGAGGACTACCGTTTTATGACTACCGGCCAATACGGCGGAATAGGAGCTATGGTTCAGAAAAAAGGCGATTATATTGTTATTGCCGAACCTTATGAGGGATATCCTGCACAAAAAAACGATTTAAGAGCAGGTGATATTATTCTTGAGGTTGACGGCAAATCGGTAAAAGGAAAAACCACAAGCGATGTAAGCACAATGTTAAAAGGACAGCAGGGAACATCATTTAAATTATTGCTCAAAAGAGAAGGTGAGAATAACCCTATAGAAAAAACTTTGACAAGAGAAGAAATTAAAATCGGTAATATTCCTTATTATGGCATGATTAACGAAACTACAGGTTATATAAAATTATCCGAATTCAAGGAAAATGCAGGAAAAGAAGTTCACGAGGCACTTGTTGATTTAAAATCGAAAAACAGCAAACTCAGCGGAATTATCTTCGACCTTCGCGGAAATGGCGGCGGACTCCTGAAAGAAGCGGTAAATATTGCAAATGTATTTCTGAAAAAAGGACAGGAAATAGTTGTTACAAAAGGAAGAGATAAAGACCAGGCAACAACTCACAACACTCTTAACAATCCCGTTGATATTGATATTCCATTGGTAGTACTTGTCAACAGCGGCAGTGCATCTGCTTCGGAAATTGTTACCGGTTCAATTCAGGATTTGGACAGAGGCGTTATAGTAGGTCAAAGAACTTATGGAAAAGGTCTTGTTCAGAATGTTTATCCTATTTCGTACAATGCAAATGTAAAAATTACAATTGCCAAATATTATGTACCGAGCGGCAGATGCATTCAGGCAATTGATTATTCACACCGCAATGAAGACGGAAGTGTTGGTAAAATTCCCGATTCGCTTATGCATCCTTTTAAAACAAAAGCAGGAAGAATAGTTTATGACGGCGGCGGAATATTGCCTGATGTTATTACAGAATCCCGAAAAATAAGCGAAATAGCAATCAGTCTGTTAACAAAACAACTTATTTTTGATTATGCTACCCAATATGTACTAAAACATAATTCTATTCCTCCGGCTAAAAATTTTAAAATTACTGATGAAATTTATAGCGATTTCATTGCCTTCCTTTCCAATAAGGAATACGACTATAAAACAAAAACCGAAAAGGAAATTGAAGATTTTAAAACCACAGCAACCAGCGAAAAATATTTCGATAAGGTAAAAGACGAATATGATGCATTGAAAAATAAACTCATACATAACAAAAACGAAGACCTGAAAACCTTTAAAGACGAAATAGAAGAATTACTGAAAGAAGAATTACTTTCAAGATATTACTACCAGAAAGGAAGAATTGAAGGTGCTTTGCAAAGCGATAATGAAGTTATGAAAGCCGTTGATGTGCTTAACAATAAAAACCTTTACACTTCAATATTAAACGGAAGTCATAAACCCGAAAAAAATAAGTAGAAATAAATTTCATATAATAATAGAATACAGATAACACAGATTTGACAAGATTTTCGCAGATAATATCAGCGTTTATTTATTTAATTCATTCTGCTATCTGAACATTGTGCAAAATAAAAACCCCTTGAAAAAACAAAACTTCAAATACGCATATATTGTTTGCTTTGTTCTTATCGTTGTTTCGCTTCCATTTTCCAAATTTACGCTTAGCATATCGCAATTTCTTTTGCTTATTACATGGTTTGTTGAAGGAAATATAGTTTCAAAATTTAAGAAATTTTTGCAAAATAAAATAGCTGTGACAGTTGTTTCGCTTTATCTGTTGCATTTAATCGGTCTTATTTATACAAGTGATTTTGATTATGCTTTTAAAGATTTAAAGGTTAAATTACCTTTACTAACATTCCCTATAATATTTTCTTCAATTGAACCATTAGAAAAAAAATGGTTTGAAAGGTTGATGTATTTATTTATTATCGGAGTTTTTACAAGCACAATCATAAGTGTATTTGTTTTATTGGGTTTTTCAAAACATGAAATAACCGATATACGCCAAATTTCAATTTATACTTCACATATAAGATTGAGTTTGATGATTTGTATTTCAGTTTTTTCATTATTTTATTTTATCATCAATAATTTTAAGTCGTTGCGATTTTGGTTAACTGCATTTCATACTATTTTTATTTTATGGTTTATTTCATTTTTAGTTTTGCTGGAATCTGTAACTGGTTTGATAATAGTAATAATAGCAAGTTTATTTCTTGTTGTTTATTATATGTGGAAATCAAAAAAGATTATTTATAAAATTTATCTTTTTACTTTGCTTGTATTAATTCCTGTTGCAATTTGTTTTTATTTGTTTTTTCAGATAAAAAATTATTATACTCCATATTCTTATAAAACTGATGTTCCTTTGAAATTAACCAAATCGAATAATTATTATTTCAGCGATATAAAAAATAATCAGATGGAAAACAGGCATTATATATGGAGAAATATTTGCTGGACAGAACTTGAAGAAACATGGAATAAAAAAAGTAAAATAAAATTCGACAGCATTGATGAAAAAAAACAATCTATAAAATATACACTTGTTCGTTATCTCACATCTAAGGGACTTACAAAAGATGCGGCTTCTGTAAATTCTCTATCCAATAAAGATATTAAAAATGTTGAAAAAGGAATTGCAAATATTGAATACACAAAAATTTTCAGTTTGAAACCGCGTCTTTATAAATTTTTATCCGAATACGACAATTACAGGCAAACTAAGAATCCAAGCGGTTATTCTGCAATCATGCGTTTTGAATTTTGGGAGACATCATTAAGAATAATTAAAAAAAATATTTTATTCGGTGTTGGAACAGGTGATGTAAACAGTAGTTTTAAAAATGAATACAAAAAAATGAATACAAAACTTGCTCCCCAATGGCAAGTTCGTTCACATAATCAGTTTTTGGCAATTACTGTGGCTTTCGGAATATTAGGACTAATATGGTTTTTATTTTCTTTATTTTATCCGTTATTAAAACTTAAAAATTTCGATTATTTTTATATTACATTTTTTCTTATTGCTTTTATTTCAATGCTTGCTGAAGATACTCTCGAAACTCAGGTAGGCGTTACTTTCTTTGCTTTTTTTAATTCGTTATTTCTTTTTGTTAAACCGAGGTATGAAGTTGAGGTATGATGACGGAGTTTCTTGATAATTGCTGATAATTATTATAAAAAACTTTCTAACTTTATTTTTACCTTTGCAACATGCCAAAAGAAAAAACAGATATACTTTCTCTATCTTTAAAAGAGCTTGAAACTTTTTTTATTTCCAACAATGAAAAATCATTTCGTGCAAAGCAGGTTTACGAATGGTTATGGAAAAAAGCAGTTCGTTCTTTCGATGAAATGACAAACCTTTCTAAAGAAACACGACAACTTCTGAAAGATAACTTTGTACTTACTGCACTTGAAATTTGTTCTGTTCAGAAAAGTACTGACCGCACTGTTAAAATTGCATTCCGTTTAAATGACAAATTAATAATTGAAGGAGTTTTAATTCCAGACAGGGACAGAGTTACAGCTTGCATTTCTTCACAAGTTGGTTGCAATCTCAATTGTAAATTTTGTGCAACCGCAAAACTCGGATTACAGCGAAATTTAAGTACAGCAGAAATTTTCGACCAGGTTGTATTATTGAGAAATTATTCGCTCCAACATTTTAAACAAAATTTATCGAACATTGTATTTATGGGCATGGGCGAGCCATTACTGAATTATGAAAATGTGAGCCATGCAATTAATTTAATTACTTCGGAAGATGGCTTGAATATTTCTTATCAGCGAATAACAATTTCAACAGTGGGGTTGCCAAAAATGGTTCGAAAACTCGGTGATGATAAAGTGAAGGTTAATCTTGCCGTTTCTCTACATTCTGCAAATGATAAAAAAAGAAATGAAATTATTCCGGTTAATATTCGCAATCCTCTGAAAGAACTTGCTTTTGCTTTAAAATATTATTATTCAAAAACAGAAAACAGAATTACAATTGAATAC
The genomic region above belongs to Bacteroidales bacterium and contains:
- the yidD gene encoding membrane protein insertion efficiency factor YidD, with product MKKIPSEIAILLLKFYKYAISPYLMPACRYTPTCSEYGMEALKKYGILKGGYLTLKRFLSCNPWGGSGYDPIP
- a CDS encoding S41 family peptidase, giving the protein MKFFKKVPRKIKIFLLAVLVIAVSVISFSFSDNYFEISKNIDIFISLYKEVNMQYVDETNPSKLMEVAINAMLDELDPYTTYISESEIEDYRFMTTGQYGGIGAMVQKKGDYIVIAEPYEGYPAQKNDLRAGDIILEVDGKSVKGKTTSDVSTMLKGQQGTSFKLLLKREGENNPIEKTLTREEIKIGNIPYYGMINETTGYIKLSEFKENAGKEVHEALVDLKSKNSKLSGIIFDLRGNGGGLLKEAVNIANVFLKKGQEIVVTKGRDKDQATTHNTLNNPVDIDIPLVVLVNSGSASASEIVTGSIQDLDRGVIVGQRTYGKGLVQNVYPISYNANVKITIAKYYVPSGRCIQAIDYSHRNEDGSVGKIPDSLMHPFKTKAGRIVYDGGGILPDVITESRKISEIAISLLTKQLIFDYATQYVLKHNSIPPAKNFKITDEIYSDFIAFLSNKEYDYKTKTEKEIEDFKTTATSEKYFDKVKDEYDALKNKLIHNKNEDLKTFKDEIEELLKEELLSRYYYQKGRIEGALQSDNEVMKAVDVLNNKNLYTSILNGSHKPEKNK
- a CDS encoding O-antigen ligase family protein, which translates into the protein MKKQNFKYAYIVCFVLIVVSLPFSKFTLSISQFLLLITWFVEGNIVSKFKKFLQNKIAVTVVSLYLLHLIGLIYTSDFDYAFKDLKVKLPLLTFPIIFSSIEPLEKKWFERLMYLFIIGVFTSTIISVFVLLGFSKHEITDIRQISIYTSHIRLSLMICISVFSLFYFIINNFKSLRFWLTAFHTIFILWFISFLVLLESVTGLIIVIIASLFLVVYYMWKSKKIIYKIYLFTLLVLIPVAICFYLFFQIKNYYTPYSYKTDVPLKLTKSNNYYFSDIKNNQMENRHYIWRNICWTELEETWNKKSKIKFDSIDEKKQSIKYTLVRYLTSKGLTKDAASVNSLSNKDIKNVEKGIANIEYTKIFSLKPRLYKFLSEYDNYRQTKNPSGYSAIMRFEFWETSLRIIKKNILFGVGTGDVNSSFKNEYKKMNTKLAPQWQVRSHNQFLAITVAFGILGLIWFLFSLFYPLLKLKNFDYFYITFFLIAFISMLAEDTLETQVGVTFFAFFNSLFLFVKPRYEVEV
- the rlmN gene encoding 23S rRNA (adenine(2503)-C(2))-methyltransferase RlmN — translated: MPKEKTDILSLSLKELETFFISNNEKSFRAKQVYEWLWKKAVRSFDEMTNLSKETRQLLKDNFVLTALEICSVQKSTDRTVKIAFRLNDKLIIEGVLIPDRDRVTACISSQVGCNLNCKFCATAKLGLQRNLSTAEIFDQVVLLRNYSLQHFKQNLSNIVFMGMGEPLLNYENVSHAINLITSEDGLNISYQRITISTVGLPKMVRKLGDDKVKVNLAVSLHSANDKKRNEIIPVNIRNPLKELAFALKYYYSKTENRITIEYILLKDFNDSLVDAKELATFCKSFPCKINIIEFNNVKNTEYFPTTKEKTTDFVDFLESKNMIVNVRRSRGKDIDAACGQLAGKLINNE